A region of the [Limnothrix rosea] IAM M-220 genome:
GCTTCAAAGCTCCTTCTTTAAACCTTTACAGCGACTTTTGCGTAATGGATAGCTTAATAAGAGAGGTGCCGAAGGCGGAGGGAGCCTCAGTAGGTTTCGCATCCTAACGAGAGATCCCCCTAAATCCCCCTTTGTAAAGGGGACTTCAAGATAAATTGGCGAATGTTTTATGAAAATTACAATTACTCGCAACGGCAAAATTCTTGATACTTTCTACGAGGGCGATCGCCATGATGGTCTAGAAAAAGTCTATGAAATCCCTGATGCTTCTAAGCTAGATGAAGCCACACGCCGGAAGAGTTTGGAGCGTCTGCTGGCAATACCGATGGAAGAAAAGCAAGATTTAATCGATACGCTAGAAATGCTCGAAGCAGAAAAACGACAGGCTTTTGAGGAGCTACAGGCTTCGTGGGGTGATGACGTGATGGAACAGTCTGCTTAATGTACTTGCTGGATACCAACATCTATGTGGCTTTTACGAAGGGTAACGCTAGCGTCATGAAGTTGGTAAATCGCCATTTTTTAGAATGTTATTTGTCTACTGTGGTTTTGGCGGAGATTTATGCCGGGGTTTATTGTTCGCAACAACGTCAGAGAAATTTAGAGATTTTAGAGACTTTTTTACAGTTAGTGCCAGTGATTGATTTTGATGAAGCGGCAGCACTAGAGTTTGGCAAGAT
Encoded here:
- a CDS encoding type II toxin-antitoxin system VapC family toxin gives rise to the protein MYLLDTNIYVAFTKGNASVMKLVNRHFLECYLSTVVLAEIYAGVYCSQQRQRNLEILETFLQLVPVIDFDEAAALEFGKIQGQLRRIGKPSQPNDVLIAAVAKARGDVLVTANTRHFENIEGLLLGDWTNG